From Cellulomonas fimi ATCC 484, a single genomic window includes:
- the pyrR gene encoding bifunctional pyr operon transcriptional regulator/uracil phosphoribosyltransferase PyrR: MSTGTPVDGSPEHANVVLGAPEIARALTRIAHEILERNKGGDDVVLLGIPTRGLPLARRLAARLADVEPGLDPAALAGSLDVTMYRDDLAHQPTRTIGATDIPGDGLDGRVVVLVDDVLYSGRTIRAALDAISDLGRPRAVQLAALVDRGHRELPIRADYVGKNLPTATTERVRVLLAETDGRDAVLIEGGTR; the protein is encoded by the coding sequence ATGAGTACAGGCACGCCCGTCGACGGCAGCCCCGAGCACGCGAACGTCGTGCTCGGCGCCCCCGAGATCGCCCGGGCCCTCACCCGCATCGCGCACGAGATCCTCGAGCGCAACAAGGGCGGCGACGACGTCGTCCTGCTCGGCATCCCGACCCGAGGGCTGCCCCTCGCCCGCCGCCTCGCCGCGCGCCTCGCCGACGTCGAACCGGGGCTCGACCCCGCGGCGCTCGCGGGCAGCCTCGACGTGACGATGTACCGCGACGACCTCGCGCACCAGCCCACCCGCACGATCGGCGCGACCGACATCCCGGGCGACGGGCTCGACGGCCGCGTCGTCGTGCTCGTCGACGACGTCCTGTACTCGGGCCGCACCATCCGCGCCGCGCTCGACGCGATCAGCGACCTCGGCCGCCCGCGTGCGGTGCAGCTCGCCGCGCTCGTCGACCGGGGGCACCGCGAGCTGCCGATCCGCGCCGACTACGTCGGCAAGAACCTCCCGACGGCCACGACCGAGCGGGTGCGCGTGCTGCTGGCGGAGACCGACGGGCGCGACGCCGTCCTCATCGAGGGAGGCACCCGATGA
- the legP gene encoding Dot/Icm T4SS effector Zinc-dependent metalloprotease LegP, whose translation MVTSGGDATPERPEERSSPATGTTVITGVVLPAREVTYAQVDGLAIFEGDIVLGRHADLQDAARRRPDESFGVAITGSRYRWPDATVPYETDPAMPDQHRVVDAIAHWEALTPLRFVPRTAQNAGAYPSYVRFFAGGGCWSSVGMVGGRQEISLGDGCSTGNAIHEIGHAIGLWHEQSREDRDAWVTIRLENVDPGYVHNFDQHVSDGDDIGGYDYGSIMHYPATAFSVNGEPTIVPARPGVTIGQRLRLSEGDVAAVRELYPGAATSTGSGVAAATGGGCDDCEQNGSVPRKG comes from the coding sequence ATGGTCACGTCGGGCGGGGACGCGACGCCGGAGCGCCCCGAGGAGCGGTCGTCGCCGGCGACCGGCACGACCGTGATCACGGGCGTGGTGCTGCCGGCGCGGGAGGTCACGTACGCGCAGGTGGACGGCCTGGCGATCTTCGAGGGCGACATCGTGCTGGGTCGGCACGCCGACCTGCAGGACGCGGCCCGCCGACGTCCGGACGAGTCGTTCGGCGTCGCGATCACGGGCAGCCGGTACCGCTGGCCGGACGCGACCGTGCCGTACGAGACGGACCCGGCGATGCCGGACCAGCACCGGGTCGTCGACGCGATCGCGCACTGGGAGGCGCTCACGCCGCTGCGGTTCGTGCCGCGCACGGCGCAGAACGCGGGCGCGTACCCGAGCTACGTGCGGTTCTTCGCGGGCGGCGGGTGCTGGTCGTCGGTCGGGATGGTCGGTGGCCGGCAGGAGATCTCGCTGGGTGACGGCTGCTCGACGGGCAACGCGATCCACGAGATCGGGCACGCGATCGGGCTGTGGCACGAGCAGAGCCGCGAGGACCGCGACGCGTGGGTGACGATCCGGCTGGAGAACGTCGACCCGGGCTACGTGCACAACTTCGACCAGCACGTGTCCGACGGCGACGACATCGGCGGGTACGACTACGGCTCGATCATGCACTACCCGGCCACCGCGTTCTCCGTGAACGGGGAGCCGACGATCGTGCCCGCGCGGCCCGGCGTGACGATCGGCCAGCGGCTGCGGCTGTCGGAGGGTGACGTGGCCGCGGTGCGCGAGCTGTACCCGGGCGCGGCGACGTCGACGGGCTCGGGGGTCGCGGCGGCGACGGGCGGTGGCTGCGACGACTGCGAGCAGAACGGCAGCGTCCCGCGCAAGGGGTGA
- a CDS encoding putative bifunctional diguanylate cyclase/phosphodiesterase, which produces MLGPVPVWVTVLQLLVSGVVAGFCVLHWLWRRGEGGGPTGAAWSMAWSGVVAMLLLVGGLFPLVPAGVPRDTVEHLHGLLVSAFLLVALPATRAIGRGPVVRWWVAVAAVLLVVRTAAPFVPVPHASLVEVAGLTGAILTVVVYVIVALGRTRLGRLGTLLVVAGVESVAILLTGVLLPDPVVAPVLTALWAVPLAVGLEVLALRRLVRAQDTAARQHRMRDAVASLSNAAWFARDAERLLLAARDSARDVLGDPTIEGSLRPIARGRFVAELFGAEGTELDHHARSFLVDLAQIVAAAGERYHLTDRLRATAFSDPLTDLPNRRAVEQHLVDVLDQANVERTRVAVVYCDVDGFKRVNDELGHARGDALLARVADHLRATVRGEDILVGRLGGDEFVAIVARAPEDAELVTLARAVRDGFEDRSTRGRPTRLTVGVATWVPGDVVDPEALVRHADTAMLEAKRTGSGFRVFDRALRRRVEADRLQRVALEEAVALDQFTAHFQPVVDTSSLEVLQVEALARWNHHGHLVLPADWLELAEETGLIVPIGLSVLRESRRALERFQMPVAVNVAARQLTEPDALEQFETAWGDAYWEHLTLEITESALVQTGQAVPVLSELRARGARVAVDDFGTGYSSISRLGRLPVDVLKIDRSFIRELGTERGRGAVRAIIALADNHGLDVVAEGVETAAQLTALVDLGVRQVQGNFLGRATPSLPVRGPRPVTESIPRVVPAPLHLRSMPTARAVR; this is translated from the coding sequence GTGCTCGGTCCAGTGCCGGTGTGGGTCACCGTGCTGCAGCTGCTCGTCTCCGGTGTGGTGGCGGGCTTCTGCGTGCTGCACTGGCTGTGGCGTCGCGGCGAGGGCGGCGGGCCGACGGGGGCCGCGTGGTCGATGGCCTGGTCGGGCGTCGTCGCGATGCTGCTGCTCGTGGGCGGGCTGTTCCCGCTCGTGCCCGCCGGGGTGCCGCGCGACACGGTCGAGCACCTGCACGGCCTGCTCGTCTCCGCGTTCCTGCTCGTCGCGCTGCCCGCCACGCGTGCGATCGGACGCGGCCCGGTGGTGCGGTGGTGGGTCGCCGTCGCCGCGGTCCTGCTGGTGGTGCGGACCGCCGCTCCGTTCGTGCCCGTCCCCCACGCGTCGCTCGTCGAGGTGGCGGGGCTGACGGGGGCGATCCTCACGGTCGTCGTGTACGTGATCGTCGCCCTGGGTCGGACCCGGCTGGGTCGGCTCGGCACGCTGCTCGTGGTCGCGGGCGTGGAGTCCGTCGCGATCCTGCTCACGGGCGTGCTGCTGCCCGACCCGGTCGTGGCGCCCGTCCTCACCGCGCTGTGGGCGGTCCCCCTCGCGGTCGGCCTGGAGGTGCTCGCGCTGCGCCGGCTGGTGCGTGCGCAGGACACGGCCGCACGGCAGCACCGGATGCGTGACGCGGTCGCGAGCCTGTCCAACGCCGCCTGGTTCGCGCGCGACGCGGAGCGGCTGCTCCTGGCGGCCCGCGACTCCGCGCGCGACGTGCTCGGCGACCCGACCATCGAGGGGTCGCTGCGGCCCATCGCGCGCGGGCGCTTCGTGGCCGAGCTGTTCGGGGCGGAGGGCACCGAGCTCGACCACCACGCACGCAGCTTCCTCGTCGACCTCGCGCAGATCGTCGCCGCCGCCGGGGAGCGCTACCACCTGACGGACCGGCTGCGCGCGACTGCGTTCTCCGACCCGCTGACCGACCTGCCGAACCGCCGCGCGGTCGAGCAGCACCTGGTCGACGTGCTTGACCAGGCGAACGTCGAGCGCACGCGCGTCGCGGTCGTGTACTGCGACGTCGACGGGTTCAAGCGGGTCAACGACGAGCTCGGGCACGCGCGTGGCGACGCGCTGCTGGCCCGCGTGGCCGACCACCTGCGCGCCACCGTGCGCGGCGAGGACATCCTCGTGGGCCGCCTCGGCGGGGACGAGTTCGTCGCGATCGTCGCGCGCGCCCCCGAGGACGCCGAGCTCGTCACCCTCGCGCGTGCGGTGCGCGACGGCTTCGAGGACCGTTCCACGCGCGGGCGCCCGACGCGGCTCACGGTCGGCGTCGCGACGTGGGTGCCGGGCGACGTGGTCGACCCCGAGGCGCTCGTGCGGCACGCGGACACCGCGATGCTCGAGGCGAAGCGCACCGGTTCCGGCTTCCGGGTCTTCGACCGGGCGCTGCGCCGCCGCGTCGAGGCCGACCGGCTGCAGCGCGTGGCGCTCGAGGAGGCGGTCGCGCTCGACCAGTTCACGGCGCACTTCCAGCCCGTCGTCGACACCAGCAGCCTCGAGGTCCTGCAGGTCGAGGCGCTCGCGCGCTGGAACCACCACGGGCACCTCGTGCTGCCGGCCGACTGGCTCGAGCTGGCCGAGGAGACGGGCCTCATCGTGCCCATCGGGCTCAGCGTGCTGCGCGAGTCCCGCCGCGCGCTCGAGCGGTTCCAGATGCCGGTCGCGGTCAACGTCGCCGCGCGCCAGCTCACCGAGCCCGACGCGCTCGAGCAGTTCGAGACCGCGTGGGGCGACGCGTACTGGGAGCACCTCACCCTGGAGATCACGGAGAGCGCGCTCGTGCAGACCGGTCAGGCGGTCCCCGTGCTGTCCGAGCTGCGGGCGCGCGGCGCGCGCGTCGCCGTCGACGACTTCGGGACCGGGTACAGCTCGATCTCGCGCCTGGGCCGGCTGCCCGTCGACGTGCTGAAGATCGACCGCTCGTTCATCCGCGAGCTCGGCACCGAGCGCGGTCGCGGCGCGGTGCGGGCGATCATCGCGCTTGCCGACAACCACGGCCTCGACGTCGTCGCGGAGGGCGTCGAGACGGCCGCGCAGCTCACCGCGCTGGTCGACCTGGGCGTGCGGCAGGTGCAGGGCAACTTCCTCGGGCGCGCGACGCCGTCGCTGCCGGTGCGCGGGCCGCGGCCCGTGACGGAGTCGATCCCGCGCGTCGTGCCCGCGCCGCTGCACCTGCGCAGCATGCCGACGGCCCGCGCCGTTCGCTAG
- the nusB gene encoding transcription antitermination factor NusB, with product MGARTKARKRALDVLFEADQRGLDPVTLLAQRVAEPGTEAALPQYSVDLVEGVIARRERIDELLATHAHGWTIERMPAVDRALLRLGTWEILFNDDVPDAVAVDEAVELARSLSTDESPSFVNGLLGRIVDLKPTLLA from the coding sequence GTGGGAGCTCGCACCAAGGCCCGCAAGCGGGCCCTCGACGTCCTGTTCGAGGCCGACCAGCGCGGGCTCGACCCGGTGACCCTGCTCGCGCAGCGCGTCGCCGAGCCGGGCACCGAGGCGGCGCTGCCGCAGTACTCGGTCGACCTCGTCGAGGGCGTCATCGCCCGGCGCGAGCGCATCGACGAGCTGCTGGCGACGCACGCGCACGGCTGGACGATCGAGCGGATGCCCGCCGTGGACCGCGCGCTGCTGCGCCTGGGCACGTGGGAGATCCTCTTCAACGACGACGTCCCCGACGCCGTCGCGGTCGACGAGGCCGTCGAGCTGGCCCGCTCGCTGTCGACCGACGAGTCCCCGTCGTTCGTCAACGGGCTCCTGGGCCGGATCGTCGACCTGAAGCCGACGCTCCTCGCCTGA
- the efp gene encoding elongation factor P produces the protein MATTNDLKNGTVLRIDGQLWTVVEFQHVKPGKGGAFVRTKLKNVLSGKVVDKTFNAGIKVETANVDKRDYQYLYKDGDDFVFMDTDTYDQMHVPAATVGDAANFMLENQSALVATNDGVPLYVELPPSVVLEVTYTEPGLQGDRSSAGTKPATLETGYEIQVPLFLEANTKVKVDTRDGSYLGRVND, from the coding sequence GTGGCGACCACGAACGACCTCAAGAACGGCACCGTGCTGCGGATCGACGGGCAGCTGTGGACCGTCGTCGAGTTCCAGCACGTCAAGCCCGGCAAGGGTGGCGCGTTCGTGCGCACCAAGCTCAAGAACGTGCTCTCGGGCAAGGTCGTCGACAAGACGTTCAACGCCGGCATCAAGGTCGAGACGGCGAACGTCGACAAGCGCGACTACCAGTACCTGTACAAGGACGGCGACGACTTCGTGTTCATGGACACGGACACGTACGACCAGATGCACGTCCCGGCCGCCACGGTCGGCGACGCCGCCAACTTCATGCTCGAGAACCAGAGCGCGCTCGTCGCGACCAACGACGGCGTCCCGCTGTACGTCGAGCTGCCCCCGTCGGTCGTCCTCGAGGTGACCTACACCGAGCCGGGCCTGCAGGGCGACCGCTCGTCGGCCGGCACGAAGCCCGCCACGCTCGAGACGGGCTACGAGATCCAGGTGCCGCTGTTCCTCGAGGCGAACACGAAGGTCAAGGTCGACACCCGCGACGGCAGCTACCTGGGTCGCGTGAACGACTGA